In Mercurialis annua linkage group LG6, ddMerAnnu1.2, whole genome shotgun sequence, the following are encoded in one genomic region:
- the LOC126686514 gene encoding pleckstrin homology domain-containing protein 1 produces the protein MESFLRSWTGQDPKAEDYKNIEFWSNPERAGYLTKQGDYIKTWRRRWFVLKQGKLLWFKDNHVNRYSVPRGVVPVGKCLTVKGAEDVLNKPFAFELSTNQETMYFIADSEKEKEEWINSIGRSIVQHSRSVTDSEVVDYDSK, from the coding sequence ATGGAGTCATTCTTGAGATCATGGACGGGTCAAGATCCGAAGGCGGAAGACTACAAGAACATCGAATTCTGGTCGAATCCAGAGCGTGCGGGTTACCTGACAAAGCAAGGAGACTATATAAAGACGTGGAGACGGCGGTGGTTTGTATTAAAGCAAGGGAAGCTGCTGTGGTTCAAGGACAATCACGTCAACCGTTACTCAGTGCCACGCGGGGTTGTTCCGGTGGGTAAGTGTTTGACAGTGAAGGGAGCTGAAGACGTGCTTAATAAACCCTTTGCTTTTGAGCTGTCGACCAATCAAGAAACGATGTATTTCATAGCAGATTCCGAGAAGGAGAAGGAGGAGTGGATCAATTCCATTGGTAGGTCTATTGTTCAACACTCCAGGTCTGTCACTGATTCTGAAGTCGTTGATTATGATAGCAAATGA